In the Enterococcus rotai genome, TGTGAATATTGGGGAACCTTTAGTTTATGTTAACTCATTGGTCAATATTGGTGTGGCAGTCAATCAAGATTCATTTTCAAAATTGTATCATATCGGAACGGGGACCGATTGGACTATCCAGTTAAGAAAAGCACCAAAAATTATTTTTGAATAGGAGTGGGGATAAATGAAAAAAGATTTTTCAGTAAAAACAATCGTCGCAATTGGGATTGGATCAGCAGTATTTGTTATTTTAGGTCGTTTTGTCGTGATTCCAACTGGATTTCCTAATACAAACTTAGAAACGGCTTATCCATTCTTAGCATTGATTTCTGTTATTTTTGGACCTGTAGCAGGTGGCTTGATTGGGTTGATTGGTCATACATTAAAAGATTTTACAACATATGGCAGTGCATGGTGGAGTTGGATCATCTGTTCTGGTATTATAGGAGTAATCTATGGTTTAGCTGGAAGAAAAATCGATCTTCAACATGGTGAATTCAATAAAAAAGACATTATTTATTTTAATATTTATCAAGTAATTGGAAATGCAGTTGTTTGGGGACTGATTGCACCGACTTTAGATGTATTGATTTACAGTGAACCAGCTAGCAAGGTCTACACGCAAGGTGTGATTGCTGTGGTCTTGAACATCATTGCTGTTGGAATCATTGGAACCTTACTGATGGCAGCTTATGCAGCAACTCGCACAAAAAAAGGTAGTTTAACAAAAGATTGATTATATAGTAAAATGAAATTA is a window encoding:
- a CDS encoding ECF-type riboflavin transporter substrate-binding protein, coding for MKKDFSVKTIVAIGIGSAVFVILGRFVVIPTGFPNTNLETAYPFLALISVIFGPVAGGLIGLIGHTLKDFTTYGSAWWSWIICSGIIGVIYGLAGRKIDLQHGEFNKKDIIYFNIYQVIGNAVVWGLIAPTLDVLIYSEPASKVYTQGVIAVVLNIIAVGIIGTLLMAAYAATRTKKGSLTKD